In a single window of the Serratia quinivorans genome:
- a CDS encoding OPT oligopeptide transporter protein, with product MKPKSSINPLKDIGTLLVMVLLSIVGAIIGVQLITTLGVTPNTSIIGALIAMLLARIPLQMFQRYRSVHTQNLAQTVISSATFGAANSLLMPIAVPYVMGQPQLILPMFCGVAAAMLLDAYLLYRMFDTKIFPAANAWPPGVAAAEAIKAGDRGGKQAWLLVVGVVVGIAGSMLKIPMAAFGTAFIGNIWALGMFGVGLLLRAYAEPMAGFDINANFIPHGVMVGAGLVALIQVVQVIRSKRADTSGYSQADSEVRKALGLGAVGYIVIAALLALAAGLYSEMSLGMLVLFVIYAAFAAFVHELIVGIAAMHSGWFPAFAVALITLIIGILIGFPPLALCVLTGFTAATGPAFADMGFDLKAGFILRGYGKDLQQELLGRRIQLFAALIAFVIAIPVVYFAYTSYFLQDLIPPVARVYAKTIEAGAQPGIAYSLLVWAVPGAIVQWIGGPKRQLGVLLATGLLINNALAGWAVIVGIALRILIIRRWGDKGRTPMEIMAAGFIAGDALYNFFNSIFSSKGK from the coding sequence ATGAAACCAAAAAGCAGCATAAATCCTTTGAAAGATATCGGTACTCTGCTGGTGATGGTGCTGCTGTCCATCGTCGGCGCAATTATCGGCGTGCAGTTGATCACCACGCTGGGCGTGACGCCCAACACGTCGATTATTGGCGCGTTGATCGCCATGCTGTTGGCGCGCATTCCACTGCAAATGTTCCAGCGTTACCGTTCGGTACATACGCAAAACCTGGCGCAAACGGTGATCTCTTCCGCCACCTTCGGCGCGGCCAACTCGCTGCTGATGCCAATTGCCGTGCCTTATGTGATGGGGCAACCGCAGCTAATTCTGCCGATGTTCTGCGGGGTGGCGGCCGCGATGTTGCTCGACGCCTACCTGCTGTACCGCATGTTCGACACCAAAATATTTCCTGCGGCCAATGCCTGGCCACCGGGTGTCGCGGCGGCGGAAGCCATTAAGGCCGGTGACCGGGGTGGCAAGCAAGCCTGGCTGCTGGTGGTGGGCGTGGTAGTCGGCATCGCCGGTTCGATGCTTAAAATCCCGATGGCGGCGTTCGGCACCGCGTTTATCGGCAATATCTGGGCATTGGGCATGTTTGGTGTCGGCCTGTTGCTGCGAGCCTACGCGGAACCCATGGCAGGCTTTGATATCAATGCGAATTTCATTCCTCACGGAGTGATGGTAGGTGCCGGACTGGTGGCGTTGATCCAGGTGGTTCAGGTGATCCGCAGCAAGCGCGCGGATACCAGTGGTTATAGCCAGGCCGACAGTGAAGTGCGCAAAGCGCTCGGGTTGGGCGCGGTGGGATATATCGTTATTGCCGCGCTGTTGGCGTTGGCCGCTGGACTGTACAGCGAGATGTCGCTGGGCATGCTGGTGCTGTTTGTGATTTACGCCGCGTTTGCCGCCTTTGTGCATGAACTGATTGTCGGCATCGCCGCGATGCACTCGGGCTGGTTCCCGGCCTTTGCGGTGGCGCTGATTACCCTGATTATCGGCATCCTGATTGGCTTCCCGCCGCTGGCGCTGTGCGTGCTGACCGGGTTTACCGCCGCCACCGGCCCGGCGTTTGCCGATATGGGCTTTGATCTGAAAGCCGGATTCATTCTGCGCGGCTACGGCAAAGATTTACAGCAGGAGCTGCTGGGGCGCCGCATTCAGTTGTTTGCTGCGCTGATCGCCTTTGTCATCGCCATCCCGGTGGTGTACTTCGCTTATACCAGCTACTTCCTGCAGGACCTGATCCCGCCGGTGGCGCGGGTGTACGCCAAAACCATCGAGGCAGGTGCACAGCCGGGCATTGCCTACAGCCTGCTTGTCTGGGCTGTCCCAGGAGCCATTGTGCAGTGGATTGGCGGGCCAAAACGTCAGCTTGGCGTGCTGTTGGCCACCGGCCTGTTGATCAACAACGCGTTGGCGGGTTGGGCGGTGATCGTCGGTATCGCGCTGCGCATCCTGATTATTCGCCGCTGGGGCGATAAGGGCCGCACGCCGATGGAGATCATGGCGGCCGGTTTTATCGCCGGAGACGCGCTGTATAACTTTTTCAATTCCATTTTTTCCAGCAAAGGGAAATAA
- the ripA_1 gene encoding HTH-type transcriptional repressor of iron proteins A, translating to MILQSERLWHEKKHLTPWHQHTRGQLYLLTHGMIALETQEQQWAMTAGSIGWLPANCAHQALACGNVAGWSLYLPGSLCADLPKQPHLSTASGLILALVERLAQFAGQRLNAPQRRLLQVLLDEMCVQENTPLQLPLPQDARLLKIARALLNEPASERSQSEWAAWAGLSVRTLSRHFISETGVTFARWRQQARVLRSLEPLSRGEAVNQIAGDCGYDNVSAYIAAFRQRFGTTPGLYFVQRETHIREKNEAAVRRN from the coding sequence ATGATCCTGCAAAGCGAACGACTGTGGCATGAAAAAAAGCACTTAACGCCCTGGCATCAACATACCCGCGGACAGCTCTATTTATTAACCCACGGCATGATTGCGCTGGAAACTCAGGAGCAACAATGGGCAATGACCGCCGGCAGTATCGGCTGGCTGCCAGCGAACTGCGCGCACCAGGCATTGGCCTGTGGCAACGTCGCCGGCTGGAGCCTGTATCTGCCTGGATCCCTATGTGCAGATCTGCCGAAACAACCTCATTTGAGCACGGCTTCCGGGTTGATTTTGGCGTTGGTGGAACGCCTTGCACAATTCGCAGGCCAAAGGCTGAACGCGCCGCAACGGCGACTACTACAGGTATTGCTCGATGAGATGTGCGTGCAGGAAAATACTCCGTTGCAACTGCCTCTGCCGCAGGACGCACGACTGCTGAAAATCGCCCGTGCGCTACTCAATGAGCCGGCCAGCGAACGCAGCCAGAGTGAATGGGCCGCCTGGGCCGGGCTGAGCGTCCGCACCCTGAGCCGGCATTTCATCAGCGAAACCGGCGTGACTTTCGCCCGCTGGCGCCAGCAAGCCCGGGTGCTCCGTTCGCTGGAGCCATTGTCACGCGGTGAAGCCGTCAATCAGATTGCCGGTGACTGCGGTTATGACAATGTCAGCGCCTACATTGCCGCTTTCCGTCAGCGTTTTGGTACCACACCGGGATTGTATTTTGTTCAGCGCGAGACTCATATTCGGGAGAAAAACGAGGCAGCCGTCAGGCGCAATTGA
- a CDS encoding SnoaL-like domain produces the protein MSLQTPTALVLEALQRVVAAPQHQPLLIAEFFSEDYLQQVDGNTLDYAHFMQHMALLKQLTRSMTLEIVAVAGQGDSVLTHHQVQVEKRDGSRSLVKVLAHFTVRDGKICACDELTQLLEGEHGDRDLGSRVSV, from the coding sequence ATGAGCCTGCAAACCCCAACCGCCCTGGTGCTCGAGGCCCTGCAACGGGTCGTCGCGGCACCACAACACCAGCCGCTGCTGATTGCTGAGTTTTTCAGTGAAGATTACCTCCAGCAGGTGGACGGCAACACGCTGGATTATGCCCATTTCATGCAGCATATGGCGTTACTGAAACAACTCACCCGCAGCATGACGCTGGAGATAGTCGCCGTAGCCGGGCAGGGGGATTCGGTACTGACCCACCACCAGGTTCAGGTGGAAAAACGTGACGGAAGCCGCAGCCTGGTTAAGGTATTGGCACATTTCACCGTGCGTGACGGCAAAATCTGCGCCTGCGATGAGCTGACGCAGCTGCTGGAAGGCGAACACGGCGATCGCGATTTGGGGTCACGCGTGTCGGTATAG
- the aroL gene encoding Shikimate kinase 2, whose product MTQTIFMVGARGAGKTTVGSALALALGYQFVDTDLFMQQTTQMSVAEMVEQEGWLGFRRRESIALQTVTQPSTVVATGGGAILAEENRRFMRQHGKVIYLRSPAEVLAQRLEEYPQDTQRPTLTGRPIAEEMLEVLAAREALYQEAAHYVMDGTGGPQQVVEQILSALQLETVK is encoded by the coding sequence ATGACACAAACCATTTTCATGGTAGGCGCGCGCGGAGCCGGTAAAACCACGGTGGGCAGCGCACTGGCGCTGGCGCTGGGCTATCAATTCGTCGATACCGATCTGTTTATGCAGCAGACCACGCAGATGAGCGTGGCGGAAATGGTCGAACAAGAAGGCTGGCTGGGATTTCGTCGCCGAGAAAGCATTGCTCTGCAAACGGTCACTCAACCGTCAACTGTAGTTGCCACTGGCGGTGGTGCGATCCTGGCGGAGGAGAACCGCCGCTTTATGCGTCAGCATGGCAAGGTCATCTACCTGCGTTCACCCGCCGAAGTATTGGCACAGCGGCTGGAAGAGTACCCGCAAGATACACAGCGCCCTACGCTGACCGGCCGTCCGATTGCCGAAGAAATGCTGGAGGTGCTGGCCGCGCGTGAAGCGCTGTATCAGGAGGCCGCTCACTACGTGATGGACGGCACCGGTGGCCCGCAACAGGTGGTTGAGCAGATCCTATCCGCCCTGCAGTTGGAAACGGTAAAATAA
- the yaiA gene encoding Uncharacterised protein produces the protein MRENNRPGYPRTARVVAVDRGDPSLHMHRFEVRTDDIEPNTLLSEHPTEQEALDAKHRYEDPALED, from the coding sequence ATGCGCGAAAATAACCGACCTGGCTATCCGAGAACTGCCCGAGTGGTCGCCGTTGACCGGGGCGACCCGAGCTTGCATATGCACCGTTTTGAGGTGCGCACCGATGACATTGAGCCCAATACGCTACTCAGTGAGCATCCTACCGAGCAGGAAGCGCTCGATGCCAAGCATCGTTATGAAGATCCGGCGCTGGAAGATTAA
- the kdgR_1 gene encoding Transcriptional regulator kdgR, whose protein sequence is MTTLENAAAVLKLFSQQRMMHGQAGISFSDVVSQLALPKSTASRLLQTMETQGMLERDPDSKLYKIGRLLLSVSSHYLSTPLVDSVAASMVQLSQQTNCTGYVSVLEAQEIMVMRMFPGRHFLQVVTPAGSRSPVAETSVGRAILARDSDEQVIARFAAGYRAASPNAPQTLEALLSKLAQVRQQGWSLARNETLQGISSLATAVTNKHRNETVGLCLSFPTQAEEQPFSPAVLEALMTVSRQLAEKLGDDYWQQIK, encoded by the coding sequence ATGACAACTCTGGAAAATGCCGCTGCGGTATTAAAGTTATTTTCACAACAGCGAATGATGCACGGCCAGGCCGGTATTTCATTCAGTGATGTGGTGAGTCAATTGGCGTTGCCAAAAAGCACGGCCTCTCGCCTGTTACAGACCATGGAAACCCAGGGCATGCTGGAGCGCGATCCTGACAGCAAGCTGTATAAAATCGGTCGTTTGCTGCTATCGGTCTCCAGCCACTATCTGTCGACGCCGTTGGTCGACAGCGTGGCGGCCAGTATGGTGCAGCTCAGCCAACAGACTAACTGTACGGGTTATGTTTCAGTGCTGGAAGCGCAGGAAATTATGGTGATGCGCATGTTCCCCGGTCGCCATTTTCTCCAGGTGGTGACGCCGGCGGGCAGCCGCTCACCGGTGGCGGAAACCTCGGTAGGCCGGGCGATATTGGCGCGTGACAGTGATGAGCAGGTGATAGCGCGTTTTGCCGCAGGCTACCGTGCGGCTTCACCCAACGCTCCGCAAACGCTGGAAGCATTGTTGAGTAAGCTGGCACAGGTCCGGCAGCAGGGCTGGTCTCTGGCACGTAATGAGACGTTGCAGGGCATCAGTTCGCTGGCGACAGCGGTGACCAACAAACACCGCAATGAGACGGTCGGTCTGTGCTTGTCTTTTCCTACGCAGGCGGAAGAACAGCCATTTTCACCCGCTGTGCTGGAAGCATTAATGACAGTATCCCGGCAATTGGCGGAAAAACTCGGTGATGATTATTGGCAACAGATCAAATAA